A single region of the Pseudalkalibacillus berkeleyi genome encodes:
- the icmF gene encoding fused isobutyryl-CoA mutase/GTPase IcmF — protein METEIYKPKNHVRFITAASLFDGHDASINIMRRIIQACGAEVIHLGHNRSVDEVVQAAIQEDVQGIAVSSYQGGHVEYFKYMVDLLNEYGASHIRVYGGGGGVIIPKEIKELHDYGVARIFSPEDGRTLGLQGMINQMVKDCDFPTFTELKDELEHLPAKDPKSVARLITVAENFGKVKKEEMAATAEQAITQMKETTNKVPVLGITGTGGAGKSSLTDELVRRYLNEFDDKTIAIISVDPTKQKTGGALLGDRIRMNAIHSPRVYMRSLATRGSKTELSGAISDALSVVKAAGYDLIIVETSGIGQGNAEIVEISDLSMYVMTSEFGAPSQLEKIDMIDFADLIAINKFDRKGSEDALREVRKAYQRSRMLFDQDLEKMPVFGTIASQFNDQGTNILFNALVDVINDKFDLGWTTSLSSEGKVEKLNMIIPPERVGYMNEIVQTVRGYHEYVSEQSETARKLFQIEGTLEAIEETNADGDITIKTINDVKSKYEKKVHPEVKEILDGWDTLKEQYSKDEFVTKIRDKEIVTELKTRSLSGLDIPKVALPKFKDWGEIVRWSMLENVPGRFPFTAGVFPFKRKGEDPKRQFAGEGTPERTNRRFHYLSKDDDAKRLSTAFDSVTLYGEDPDHRPDIYGKVGESGVSICTLNDMKKLYSGFDLTSPTTSVSMTINGPAPIILAMYMNTAIDQQLARFEEENGRKPNEDEAADIKANTMAVVRGTVQADILKEDQGQNTCIFSTEFALRLMGDIQEYFIDNKVRNYYSVSISGYHIAEAGANPITQLALTLANGFTYVEYYLSRGMDIDTFAPNLSFFFSNGLDPEYTVIGRVARRIWATVMKNKYKANERSQKLKYHIQTSGRSLHAQEIDFNDIRTTLQALMAIYDNCNSLHTNSYDEAITTPTEESVRRAMAIQMIITKELGLAKNENSQQGSFIVEELTDLVEDAVLKEFERINSRGGVLGAMETQYQRGKIQEESMYYEMKKHDGSLPIIGVNTYLNPNPASEEDFDMQLARATKEEKEQQIKHLREFQAQHEDTTTEALQRLKQTALSGGNLFEELMTTVRHASLGQITRALYEVGGKYRRNM, from the coding sequence ATGGAAACGGAAATTTACAAGCCGAAAAATCATGTAAGGTTCATAACGGCAGCAAGTTTATTCGATGGTCATGATGCGTCAATTAACATCATGAGAAGAATTATCCAAGCTTGTGGTGCTGAAGTCATCCATTTAGGACATAACCGTTCTGTTGATGAAGTCGTCCAAGCGGCGATTCAGGAGGATGTGCAAGGTATTGCCGTGTCATCCTACCAAGGTGGACATGTCGAATACTTCAAGTACATGGTAGACCTTTTAAATGAATATGGTGCATCCCACATCCGCGTATACGGAGGCGGAGGGGGCGTCATCATCCCGAAAGAAATCAAGGAGCTTCATGATTACGGAGTTGCTCGCATTTTCTCCCCAGAAGATGGACGCACGCTTGGTCTGCAAGGCATGATCAACCAGATGGTGAAGGATTGTGACTTCCCTACTTTCACAGAATTGAAGGATGAGCTTGAGCACCTTCCAGCGAAAGATCCGAAGTCTGTCGCTCGTCTGATTACAGTTGCTGAGAACTTCGGTAAAGTGAAAAAGGAAGAAATGGCCGCAACGGCTGAACAAGCGATTACACAAATGAAAGAAACAACAAATAAAGTGCCAGTGCTCGGTATTACAGGTACAGGTGGAGCCGGTAAAAGCTCCTTGACTGATGAGCTCGTACGCCGTTATTTGAACGAATTTGATGATAAAACGATTGCAATCATCTCGGTCGATCCGACGAAACAAAAGACAGGTGGAGCGCTTCTCGGAGACAGAATCCGTATGAACGCGATCCATTCACCACGCGTGTATATGCGAAGTCTCGCAACTCGCGGATCAAAGACAGAACTATCAGGCGCAATAAGCGATGCACTTTCTGTCGTCAAAGCTGCAGGCTATGACCTGATCATTGTTGAAACGAGCGGAATCGGGCAAGGTAACGCTGAAATCGTTGAAATCTCAGACCTCTCTATGTACGTAATGACAAGTGAGTTCGGTGCACCTTCCCAATTAGAAAAAATCGATATGATCGATTTTGCTGATCTGATTGCGATTAACAAGTTCGACCGAAAAGGTTCTGAGGATGCGTTACGTGAAGTGCGTAAAGCCTATCAACGCAGCCGTATGCTTTTTGATCAAGATCTTGAGAAAATGCCGGTATTTGGAACCATTGCAAGTCAGTTTAACGACCAAGGAACGAACATCCTTTTCAACGCATTAGTTGATGTCATCAATGATAAATTCGACCTTGGATGGACGACTTCTTTAAGCAGTGAAGGTAAGGTTGAAAAGTTAAATATGATCATTCCTCCTGAACGAGTTGGATACATGAATGAAATTGTACAAACGGTTCGGGGTTACCATGAATACGTTTCAGAACAATCGGAAACAGCACGTAAGCTTTTCCAAATCGAGGGGACACTTGAAGCGATTGAAGAGACGAACGCTGACGGTGACATCACAATCAAAACGATTAATGACGTAAAAAGTAAGTATGAAAAGAAAGTGCACCCTGAGGTTAAAGAAATTTTAGACGGATGGGACACATTGAAGGAACAATACAGCAAAGATGAATTCGTAACGAAGATCCGTGATAAAGAAATCGTGACGGAACTGAAGACACGCAGTTTATCCGGACTTGATATTCCGAAAGTTGCTTTACCTAAGTTTAAAGACTGGGGCGAAATCGTTCGCTGGTCGATGCTTGAAAATGTGCCAGGGCGTTTTCCGTTCACAGCTGGCGTGTTCCCGTTCAAACGTAAAGGGGAAGATCCGAAGCGTCAATTTGCTGGGGAAGGTACACCGGAACGTACGAACCGCAGATTCCACTATCTTTCAAAGGATGATGATGCGAAACGTCTTTCTACAGCGTTTGATTCCGTAACACTTTACGGTGAAGATCCAGACCATCGTCCCGACATTTACGGGAAGGTTGGAGAGAGTGGCGTAAGCATTTGTACGCTTAATGACATGAAGAAGCTTTATTCTGGATTTGATCTGACGTCACCTACAACATCAGTATCGATGACGATCAACGGACCAGCACCGATCATTCTTGCGATGTATATGAATACAGCAATCGATCAGCAGCTTGCCCGTTTTGAAGAAGAAAATGGCCGCAAGCCTAATGAAGATGAAGCAGCAGACATTAAAGCGAATACGATGGCTGTCGTTCGTGGTACCGTTCAGGCAGACATTTTGAAAGAAGACCAAGGTCAAAACACGTGTATTTTCTCTACTGAATTTGCACTTCGCCTAATGGGAGATATTCAAGAATATTTTATCGACAATAAAGTTCGAAATTATTACTCTGTGTCTATTTCTGGCTACCATATTGCTGAAGCGGGCGCGAATCCGATCACACAGCTTGCGCTGACACTGGCAAACGGCTTCACGTACGTAGAGTACTATTTGAGCCGAGGAATGGATATTGATACGTTTGCACCAAACTTATCGTTCTTCTTCAGTAACGGACTTGACCCTGAATACACAGTAATCGGTCGCGTAGCTCGAAGAATTTGGGCAACGGTAATGAAGAATAAATATAAAGCAAATGAGCGAAGCCAGAAGCTGAAGTACCATATTCAAACGTCTGGACGTTCATTACACGCGCAGGAAATTGATTTTAACGATATCCGTACGACGCTACAAGCGTTGATGGCGATTTACGATAACTGTAACTCACTTCATACGAACTCTTATGACGAAGCGATTACGACGCCAACGGAGGAATCTGTACGCCGTGCAATGGCCATTCAGATGATCATTACGAAAGAGCTTGGTCTTGCGAAAAATGAAAACTCTCAACAAGGATCATTCATCGTCGAAGAGTTAACGGACTTGGTTGAGGATGCTGTCTTGAAGGAATTCGAACGCATCAATTCACGTGGCGGTGTCCTTGGCGCGATGGAAACGCAGTACCAACGCGGTAAGATCCAAGAAGAGTCCATGTATTATGAAATGAAAAAGCACGACGGTTCATTACCGATTATCGGCGTGAACACATATCTAAATCCTAATCCAGCTTCTGAGGAAGATTTCGATATGCAGCTCGCTCGTGCGACAAAAGAAGAGAAAGAACAACAAATTAAACACCTTCGTGAATTCCAAGCACAACATGAAGATACGACAACAGAAGCGTTACAGCGTTTAAAACAGACTGCACTATCCGGTGGAAACCTGTTTGAAGAGCTTATGACCACTGTACGTCATGCAAGTCTAGGGCAAATCACCCGCGCACTTTATGAAGTAGGCGGAAAATACCGAAGAAACATGTAA
- a CDS encoding TetR/AcrR family transcriptional regulator yields the protein MGRKQVPSLVKDEKLIQKRREEMVKAAVILFKDKGFHRTTTREIAKAAGFSIGTLYEYIRTKEDVLYLVCDSIYDEVRSRLQSEIVMDQPGINRLKEAIAAYFKVMDEMQDEVLVMYQEAKSLSDEALPYVLRKEIEMTSMFEKLIQRSVDAGNLNLTEKEVNLLAHNIMLQGQMWTFRRWILQKEHTLESYTQFQIQILLNGIAYDQPTNQV from the coding sequence TTGGGAAGAAAACAAGTACCTTCATTAGTAAAAGATGAAAAACTCATTCAAAAGCGTAGAGAAGAAATGGTGAAAGCGGCGGTCATCCTTTTTAAAGATAAAGGGTTCCACCGAACGACAACAAGAGAAATCGCTAAGGCAGCAGGATTCAGCATCGGTACGCTTTATGAATACATTCGCACGAAGGAAGATGTGCTTTATCTCGTTTGTGACTCGATTTATGATGAGGTACGCTCAAGGCTTCAAAGTGAAATTGTCATGGATCAGCCAGGCATTAACAGGCTCAAAGAAGCCATTGCTGCGTATTTTAAAGTAATGGATGAAATGCAGGACGAAGTGCTCGTCATGTATCAAGAAGCGAAATCACTGTCAGACGAGGCGCTTCCTTACGTATTGAGAAAAGAAATCGAAATGACAAGCATGTTTGAAAAACTCATTCAGCGTTCAGTTGATGCGGGTAACCTGAACTTAACAGAAAAAGAAGTGAACTTACTCGCGCACAACATCATGCTACAAGGCCAAATGTGGACATTCAGACGCTGGATTTTGCAAAAAGAACATACATTAGAAAGCTACACACAATTCCAAATTCAAATACTCTTGAACGGAATTGCATACGACCAACCAACAAACCAGGTGTAG
- the meaB gene encoding methylmalonyl Co-A mutase-associated GTPase MeaB yields the protein MHDLAKKLIDKDMRALARGISYLENDHDDKLDILKDVHDQGKGAHIIGITGSPGAGKSSLVNRFIQYLRSKKLTVGIVAVDPTSPFSGGALLGDRVRMAEHFTDPGVYIRSMGTRGSLGGLARTTKEAIRLMDAYGFDVILVETVGVGQSELDIMKVADTTAVVLNPGSGDVVQVFKAGIMEIADLFIINKADLPGVSKLMTEIEGMLDLVKHDAPWRPPIAQTISTQNKGLAELWSLVEKHRSYLVESGEGERKKTRILQEEVLEVVHYELMKKIEEQNQHGSWREQIERREIDPYTAASSILLEFSEDRNDESTTKEG from the coding sequence ATGCACGATCTCGCAAAGAAATTGATCGATAAGGATATGAGAGCGCTCGCCCGTGGCATCAGCTATCTTGAAAATGACCACGACGATAAGCTGGACATTTTAAAAGATGTACATGACCAAGGAAAAGGCGCTCACATCATCGGAATTACGGGTTCTCCTGGTGCAGGGAAGAGCTCACTCGTTAACCGGTTCATTCAGTATCTCCGCTCAAAAAAACTCACAGTCGGAATCGTAGCAGTCGATCCAACCAGTCCTTTTAGCGGAGGAGCCTTGTTAGGTGACAGGGTACGGATGGCGGAACACTTCACCGATCCTGGTGTCTATATCCGAAGCATGGGGACCCGTGGAAGCTTAGGTGGACTTGCAAGGACGACGAAGGAAGCGATTCGTCTCATGGATGCTTACGGATTCGATGTCATCCTTGTCGAGACGGTTGGCGTCGGTCAGTCTGAGCTCGACATTATGAAGGTTGCGGATACGACAGCAGTCGTTTTGAATCCTGGAAGCGGAGACGTCGTTCAAGTTTTTAAAGCAGGGATCATGGAAATCGCAGACTTATTCATCATTAATAAAGCGGATCTTCCTGGTGTCTCTAAACTGATGACCGAAATTGAAGGGATGCTCGATCTTGTCAAACATGATGCGCCGTGGCGACCGCCGATTGCTCAGACAATTTCGACTCAAAATAAAGGCTTAGCAGAATTATGGTCGCTAGTTGAAAAGCACCGAAGCTATCTCGTTGAGAGTGGAGAAGGCGAGCGGAAGAAGACGAGAATTTTACAAGAAGAAGTATTAGAAGTCGTTCACTACGAACTGATGAAAAAGATAGAAGAACAGAACCAGCACGGGAGCTGGAGAGAACAGATCGAACGGAGAGAAATCGATCCTTACACTGCTGCTTCAAGCATCTTGTTGGAGTTTAGCGAGGATCGGAATGACGAATCAACTACGAAAGAGGGATGA
- a CDS encoding acyl-CoA dehydrogenase: protein MQFQLTEEHEMIRKMVRDFAKNEVEPTAAERDEEERFDRGLFDQMAELGLTGIPWPEEYGGIGADYLSYVIAVEELSRVCASTGVTLSAHTSLAGWPVYKFGNEEQKQKFLRPMAEGTKMGAYGLTEPGSGSDAAKMKTTAVRDGNDYIINGSKIFITNAGDAEIYVVFAVTDRESKHKGISAFIVEKGTPGFSFGKKEKKLGIRSSPTLEIIFEDCRVPAENRLGEEGEGFKIAMQTLDGGRNGIAAQAVGIAQGALDVSVAYAKERQQFGKPIGLQQGIGFKLADMATKVEASRLLTYQAAWRESEGLSYGKESAMSKLFAGDTAMEVTTEAVQVFGGYGYTKDYPVERYMRDAKITQIYEGTQEIQRLVISRMLLAD from the coding sequence ATGCAATTTCAACTAACAGAAGAGCATGAAATGATTAGAAAGATGGTTCGTGATTTTGCCAAGAATGAAGTGGAACCGACAGCTGCTGAGCGAGATGAAGAGGAGCGTTTCGATCGCGGACTTTTCGATCAAATGGCTGAGCTCGGTCTTACAGGAATTCCATGGCCAGAGGAGTACGGTGGAATTGGCGCGGACTACTTAAGTTACGTAATCGCAGTTGAAGAGCTGTCGAGAGTATGTGCTTCAACAGGTGTTACTTTATCTGCTCACACATCACTTGCAGGGTGGCCGGTTTACAAGTTCGGTAACGAGGAACAAAAGCAAAAATTCCTTCGTCCGATGGCAGAAGGAACGAAGATGGGTGCATACGGACTGACTGAACCAGGATCAGGTTCAGATGCTGCGAAAATGAAGACAACTGCGGTTCGTGATGGAAACGATTACATCATCAACGGTTCGAAAATCTTTATCACAAACGCTGGAGACGCTGAAATTTATGTTGTTTTTGCCGTAACAGACCGCGAGAGCAAGCATAAAGGAATTAGTGCATTTATCGTAGAAAAAGGCACGCCAGGATTCTCATTCGGGAAGAAGGAAAAGAAGCTAGGAATCCGCTCATCCCCAACGCTTGAAATCATTTTCGAAGATTGCCGCGTGCCTGCAGAGAACCGACTAGGTGAAGAAGGCGAAGGGTTTAAAATCGCGATGCAAACACTAGACGGTGGTCGTAACGGAATCGCTGCTCAAGCAGTTGGAATTGCACAAGGTGCGCTTGATGTTTCAGTAGCTTACGCGAAGGAGCGTCAACAATTCGGTAAACCGATCGGCTTGCAACAAGGAATTGGATTTAAACTAGCAGATATGGCGACAAAAGTGGAAGCTTCAAGACTATTAACTTACCAAGCTGCATGGCGTGAAAGTGAAGGGCTATCGTACGGCAAGGAATCAGCGATGTCTAAACTATTTGCTGGAGATACAGCTATGGAAGTGACAACAGAAGCGGTCCAAGTATTCGGTGGATACGGTTATACAAAGGATTACCCAGTAGAGCGTTACATGCGTGATGCGAAAATCACTCAAATCTACGAGGGAACACAAGAAATTCAACGACTCGTCATCTCAAGAATGCTTTTGGCAGATTAA
- a CDS encoding acyl-CoA dehydrogenase — MNLRFTEEQEMMRKMVRDFAEAEIRPIVENMDETDEFPREVIDKMGELGLMGIPIPEEYGGAGMDFTSYIIAINELSRVSATIGVILSVHTSVGTNPIYYFGTEEQKKKYVTKLASGEYLGAFGLTEPGAGSDAGGLKTKAVRKGDHYILNGSKVFITNAGEADVYIVFASTNPEEGSRGITAFIVDKNTPGFEVGKKEKKMGLNGSNTSELIFEDAKVPVENRLGEEGMGFKIAMSNLDAGRIGIAAQALGIAQAALEYSSGYAKERQQFGKPIGLQQGIGFKLADMGTEVEAAKLLTFKAANLKSTGKPCGKDASMAKLFASSIATKSAIEAVQVHGGYGYTKEYPVERLFRDAKVCEIYEGTSEIQRLVISKHLMNN; from the coding sequence ATGAATCTTCGTTTTACAGAAGAACAAGAGATGATGAGAAAAATGGTCCGTGATTTTGCGGAAGCTGAGATCCGACCGATTGTGGAGAATATGGATGAAACCGATGAGTTTCCAAGAGAAGTAATTGATAAGATGGGTGAGCTTGGACTGATGGGTATCCCGATTCCTGAGGAGTATGGTGGTGCGGGTATGGATTTCACTTCCTATATCATCGCGATCAATGAGCTATCGAGAGTCAGTGCGACGATTGGCGTCATCTTATCTGTCCATACTTCTGTCGGGACTAATCCAATCTATTATTTTGGGACGGAAGAACAGAAAAAGAAGTATGTTACAAAGCTTGCAAGTGGAGAGTACCTCGGTGCATTCGGTTTAACAGAACCAGGTGCAGGATCAGATGCAGGCGGCTTGAAGACGAAAGCAGTGCGAAAAGGAGATCATTACATTTTAAATGGTTCAAAGGTGTTCATTACGAATGCTGGAGAAGCAGATGTGTATATCGTTTTCGCTTCGACTAATCCTGAAGAAGGTAGTCGTGGGATTACCGCATTCATCGTCGATAAAAATACGCCAGGATTTGAAGTTGGAAAGAAAGAGAAGAAGATGGGTCTGAACGGATCAAATACGAGTGAGCTTATTTTTGAAGATGCGAAAGTGCCTGTCGAGAACCGACTTGGAGAAGAAGGCATGGGCTTCAAAATTGCGATGTCTAATCTGGATGCTGGTCGAATCGGGATTGCTGCACAAGCGCTCGGTATTGCACAAGCAGCGCTCGAATACTCGTCGGGTTATGCGAAAGAACGCCAGCAATTCGGTAAGCCAATCGGACTACAGCAAGGAATTGGATTCAAGCTTGCGGACATGGGTACAGAAGTTGAGGCGGCTAAGCTATTAACGTTTAAAGCAGCGAACTTGAAGTCGACTGGAAAGCCGTGCGGCAAGGATGCATCGATGGCGAAGCTGTTCGCTTCATCTATTGCAACGAAATCAGCTATTGAAGCCGTGCAGGTGCATGGCGGATACGGCTACACGAAGGAATACCCAGTAGAACGACTGTTCAGAGACGCGAAAGTCTGTGAAATCTACGAAGGAACAAGCGAAATCCAGCGGTTGGTGATCAGCAAGCATTTGATGAACAACTAA
- a CDS encoding 3-hydroxybutyryl-CoA dehydrogenase produces MQIKNVMVVGAGQMGAGIAQVFAQAEYNVILHDLKEEFVQKGMDYISKNMNRQVEKERMTREAADAVIGRLKPSTDLNNAANVDLVVEAVVENLDIKAKLFTHLDDIAPDHAILATNTSSLPITEIAAATNRPERVIGMHFMNPVPVMKLVEIIRGLATTDEIYQLIEETTKTLKKTPVEVNDFPGFVSNRILMPMINEAIYTVYEGVAEPEAIDEVMKLGMNHPMGPLTLADFIGLDTCLFIMETLHEGFGDDKYRPCPLLRKYVKAGWLGKKAGRGFYQYN; encoded by the coding sequence ATGCAAATCAAAAACGTAATGGTAGTTGGAGCAGGACAAATGGGAGCGGGAATCGCTCAAGTTTTTGCACAAGCGGAGTATAACGTAATTTTACATGACCTGAAGGAAGAATTCGTCCAAAAAGGGATGGATTACATCAGTAAAAACATGAATCGTCAAGTTGAAAAAGAACGGATGACACGGGAAGCAGCAGATGCGGTGATCGGTAGATTGAAGCCATCAACAGACCTCAATAATGCTGCAAATGTTGACTTAGTAGTCGAAGCGGTTGTTGAGAACCTTGATATAAAAGCTAAGCTGTTTACACACTTGGATGACATCGCGCCAGATCATGCCATTTTAGCGACCAATACATCTTCATTACCCATTACTGAAATCGCGGCAGCAACTAACCGTCCAGAACGCGTAATTGGTATGCACTTCATGAATCCAGTACCTGTCATGAAGCTCGTTGAAATTATCCGAGGTCTTGCAACGACTGATGAAATTTATCAATTGATTGAAGAAACGACGAAAACGCTTAAGAAAACACCAGTTGAAGTGAACGACTTTCCAGGATTCGTTTCAAATCGCATCTTAATGCCAATGATCAACGAAGCCATTTACACGGTTTATGAGGGTGTTGCTGAACCGGAAGCGATTGACGAAGTAATGAAGCTTGGGATGAATCATCCAATGGGACCGTTGACGCTTGCTGATTTTATAGGATTAGATACTTGTCTATTCATTATGGAAACGCTACATGAAGGTTTCGGAGATGACAAATACCGCCCATGCCCATTATTACGTAAGTACGTGAAAGCAGGATGGCTCGGTAAGAAAGCTGGAAGAGGATTTTACCAATACAACTAG